A single region of the Populus nigra chromosome 2, ddPopNigr1.1, whole genome shotgun sequence genome encodes:
- the LOC133682694 gene encoding pyridoxine/pyridoxamine 5'-phosphate oxidase 2-like, translating into MGTVTQWKQLLLSALESNSHLKHSPYFQFATVGCNGRPSNRSVVFRGFEENSDRIQINTDCRTRKIEELKHCPFAEICWYFSDSWEQFRINGRVDVIDGSNPDPEKLQQREKSWFASSLKSRLQYLGPNPGLPCLSEQSLNEFFLDPSSGPVATFCLLVLDPDQVDYLNLKSNQRTVSTLSRCANGEMCWNSEMINP; encoded by the exons ATGGGAACAGTTACTCAGTGGAAGCAGCTTCTTCTAAGCGCATTAGAGTCAAACTCTCACCTCAAGCACTCTCCTTACTTTCAATTT GCAACGGTTGGATGTAATGGCAGACCATCCAATCGCTCTGTCGTTTTCAG aGGATTTGAAGAAAATAGCGATAGAATCCAAATCAACACAGATTGCCGTACACGCAAG ATTGAAGAACTAAAGCATTGTCCATTTGCCGAG ATATGTTGGTATTTTTCTGACTCTTGGGAGCAATTCCGGATCAATGGAAGAGTTGATGTTATAGATGGGTCCAATCCTGATCCGGAAAAGCTTCAG CAAAGAGAGAAATCATGGTTTGCTAGTTCTTTGAAATCAAGGCTGCAGTACTTGGGACCTAATCCTGGTCTTCCTTGTCTAAGTGAGCAATCTCTGAACGAATTCTTTCTTGACCCCTCTTCAGGCCCAGTTGCCACATTTTGTCTGCTGGTTTTAGATCCAGATCAG GTTGACTACTTGAATTTGAAGAGTAACCAGAGAACAGTGTCCACCTTGTCACGATGTGCCAACGGAGAAATGTGTTGGAATTCAGAGATGATCAATCCGTAA